In Mycetocola spongiae, the genomic stretch CGTTTCCCGCACGATCGCTTTGACAGCACCCCCTCGGATCTGAAGCGCGTGGGCTCGCACCGCGCGGCCGGCGCGCGAAAGCCGCGCCGCCGGGGTGTATTCATTGCGCTTGGCGCCACGGCTGCACTCGTGATCGCCGGCGTGATCGCGATCGGCGTGCTAAATATGAACCTGAACTTTGATCGGGTATTCCCGGGTGCAAGCTCCTCCGAGGAGGCGCAGACCCCCGATGAGGCGCAGCCCACGGTGGATACCGAGGCCGCGGTGCGTGTGCTCAACGGCACCTCCACGCGCGGTCTTGCGGCCGAGGCCATCCACCAGCTGAATACCGCCGGCTGGACCCAGGACATCGAGCCCGGCGATGCCGAGCAGCGGGATGCCACCGAGACCATCGTCTACTATCAGAACGCCTCGCAGGAGGCCT encodes the following:
- a CDS encoding LytR C-terminal domain-containing protein translates to MPERFPHDRFDSTPSDLKRVGSHRAAGARKPRRRGVFIALGATAALVIAGVIAIGVLNMNLNFDRVFPGASSSEEAQTPDEAQPTVDTEAAVRVLNGTSTRGLAAEAIHQLNTAGWTQDIEPGDAEQRDATETIVYYQNASQEASARGLVEALGVGTPVQSEEYAVVPTDGSEPVLQLVVVLGADYVPAP